One window of the Candidatus Woesearchaeota archaeon genome contains the following:
- the glnA gene encoding type I glutamate--ammonia ligase, translated as MTEMAVVPKVHRAEININASTLALKNFFELVRLNNIQEIDIRFTDLHGRWQHFSVPIAEFGRTEKDATIFQHGIGYDGSSIRGFQEIHESDMLLFPDPKTAVLDPFMPNTITMIGNTADPETLSMYLKDPRNIAIKAFAYMKSLGIADEAFFGPELEFFILDSVRYSVNAQSSFHEIDSEEAPWNSGKPENGTSHKIRHKEGYFPTPPMDTMHALRSEITRYLQSVGISVEYHHHEVATGGQNEIDMKFASLLSMADKVMFYKYIVTNAAHKNGKIATFMPKVLYGDNGSGMHVHQSLWKDGKNLFYDPNGYAGLSQMALWYIGGILRHAPALCAFIAPTTNSYRRLVPGFEAPVNLVYSRRNRSAAIRIPTYSKSEKATRIEFRTPDPMANPYLSFSAMLLAGIDGIINKIDPGKPFDGNAYEHKGELKLPSVPSSLYESLDALEADHEFLTATGVFPKELITAWIGMKRKEADEVRLSIPPKEFELYVSG; from the coding sequence ATGACCGAGATGGCTGTTGTGCCAAAGGTGCACAGGGCAGAAATAAACATCAATGCCAGCACGCTGGCCCTAAAGAATTTCTTCGAGCTTGTCCGCCTGAATAACATACAGGAAATTGACATCAGGTTTACAGACCTGCACGGAAGGTGGCAGCATTTCAGTGTGCCGATTGCAGAATTCGGAAGGACTGAAAAGGATGCAACCATATTCCAGCACGGCATCGGCTATGACGGAAGCTCAATCAGGGGCTTTCAGGAAATCCATGAAAGCGACATGCTGCTGTTCCCTGACCCCAAAACTGCAGTGCTGGACCCATTTATGCCCAATACCATAACAATGATTGGAAACACAGCAGACCCCGAGACTCTTTCCATGTATCTGAAAGACCCCCGCAACATTGCCATAAAAGCGTTTGCCTACATGAAATCGCTCGGAATTGCCGACGAGGCTTTTTTTGGGCCTGAGCTGGAATTTTTTATCCTTGACAGTGTAAGGTATTCTGTCAATGCGCAAAGCTCATTTCACGAGATTGATTCTGAAGAAGCACCCTGGAATTCAGGAAAGCCTGAAAATGGCACATCCCATAAAATACGCCACAAGGAGGGCTATTTTCCCACGCCGCCCATGGATACCATGCATGCCCTGCGGTCTGAGATAACTCGCTATCTCCAGTCTGTTGGCATTTCAGTTGAGTACCATCATCATGAAGTAGCCACCGGCGGGCAAAATGAGATTGACATGAAATTTGCCTCATTGCTGTCCATGGCTGACAAGGTGATGTTCTACAAGTATATTGTGACAAACGCTGCGCACAAGAACGGAAAAATTGCCACATTCATGCCCAAGGTTCTTTACGGCGACAATGGGTCAGGCATGCACGTTCATCAGAGCCTTTGGAAAGACGGCAAGAATCTTTTTTATGACCCTAACGGCTATGCCGGGCTGAGCCAAATGGCCTTGTGGTATATCGGAGGGATACTCAGGCACGCGCCTGCGCTTTGCGCCTTTATTGCTCCAACAACAAACTCATACAGGCGCCTGGTGCCCGGGTTTGAAGCGCCTGTCAACCTTGTTTATTCAAGGAGAAACAGGAGTGCGGCAATAAGGATCCCCACTTACTCCAAGTCGGAAAAGGCCACGCGCATTGAATTCAGGACGCCTGACCCAATGGCAAATCCCTACCTGTCATTCAGCGCCATGCTGTTGGCAGGAATTGATGGCATAATCAACAAGATTGACCCGGGAAAGCCATTTGACGGCAATGCCTATGAGCACAAGGGTGAATTGAAGCTGCCTTCAGTGCCATCATCGCTCTATGAATCCCTGGATGCACTGGAAGCTGACCACGAATTCCTGACAGCAACAGGGGTATTTCCAAAAGAGCTGATTACAGCCTGGATTGGCATGAAAAGAAAAGAGGCAGACGAAGTCAGGCTGTCCATCCCCCCGAAGGAATTTGAGCTGTATGTCAGTGGCTGA
- a CDS encoding ribosome biogenesis/translation initiation ATPase RLI — MANRIAVVQNEKLKDMNKKLYVQSLCPVNRAGTECITIAPDKRLLIDELTCIGCGICVKAAPEAIKIINLPEALEQDPIHRYGENQFALYNLPTPMFGKVVGILGINGIGKSTALKILAGLIQPNFGDYRNKKIGQAELLERFKGTEAQVFFEKILKGEIKISYKPQQVDLIPRQFNGKVGDLLKKVDEKGQLERVAKRLELVEILGHRLKDISGGELQRVAVAAASLKKANLYIFDEPTSYLDVKQRLNVASFIRELANESTAVLLVEHDLIILDYMTDLVHLMYGQESVYGVVSQPKSTKAGINIYLEGYLKEENVRFRDHKIKYFERPPRKIERERYLTSWQGIRKSLDKFSLEASEGTLHRGDTVGILGENGIGKTSFVKILAGVMDADAGEITDKVVVSYKPQYLEASDDLVMSVLHDAVRKYDAQLIKPLGIQPLLLKPLNELSGGELQRVAIALCLSKQAQLYLLDEPSAYLDVEQRLSVSKVIRSFMEEKDTAALVVDHDLLFLDYLSEKLMVFQGRPALHGLAKGPFDMEKGMNLFLADIGITFRRDEISKRPRANKPGSQLDREQKEKGKLYYG, encoded by the coding sequence ATGGCTAACCGAATAGCAGTTGTCCAGAATGAGAAACTAAAGGACATGAACAAGAAGCTTTACGTGCAGTCCTTATGCCCGGTAAACAGGGCAGGCACTGAATGCATCACTATTGCCCCGGATAAAAGGCTTCTGATTGATGAGCTCACATGCATAGGCTGCGGGATATGTGTCAAGGCAGCGCCGGAGGCAATTAAGATAATCAATCTTCCGGAGGCTTTGGAGCAGGACCCAATCCATCGCTACGGCGAAAACCAGTTTGCGCTTTACAACCTTCCCACTCCAATGTTTGGCAAGGTGGTTGGAATCTTGGGAATCAATGGAATTGGAAAATCAACAGCCCTGAAAATACTTGCTGGCCTCATACAGCCGAATTTCGGGGATTACAGGAACAAAAAAATCGGCCAGGCCGAGCTCTTGGAGAGATTTAAGGGAACCGAAGCCCAGGTATTTTTTGAGAAAATCCTGAAAGGCGAAATTAAGATAAGCTACAAGCCGCAGCAGGTTGACCTTATACCAAGGCAATTCAACGGCAAAGTCGGGGACCTGCTGAAAAAAGTCGACGAAAAGGGCCAGCTCGAAAGGGTAGCCAAGCGCCTGGAGCTAGTTGAAATCCTTGGGCACAGGCTGAAAGACATTTCAGGCGGGGAGCTGCAGCGTGTTGCCGTGGCAGCCGCATCGCTAAAGAAAGCTAACTTGTACATTTTTGACGAGCCGACCTCCTATCTCGACGTGAAGCAGAGGCTGAATGTTGCCTCCTTCATCAGGGAACTGGCAAATGAAAGCACAGCAGTCCTTCTTGTGGAGCATGATCTGATTATCCTGGACTACATGACTGACCTGGTCCATTTAATGTACGGCCAGGAAAGTGTGTATGGTGTAGTGAGCCAGCCCAAGTCCACAAAAGCAGGAATCAACATCTATCTTGAGGGGTATCTCAAGGAGGAAAATGTCCGTTTTCGCGACCATAAAATAAAGTATTTTGAAAGGCCGCCGAGAAAAATCGAGCGCGAGCGCTACCTGACTTCATGGCAGGGGATTAGGAAAAGCCTTGACAAGTTTTCGCTGGAGGCATCAGAAGGCACTTTGCACCGTGGAGATACAGTTGGCATCCTCGGGGAAAATGGCATTGGAAAAACAAGCTTTGTAAAAATCCTTGCAGGGGTAATGGATGCCGATGCAGGTGAAATCACAGATAAGGTGGTTGTCTCATACAAGCCGCAATACCTTGAGGCCAGCGATGACCTTGTGATGTCTGTTTTGCACGATGCTGTCAGGAAATATGATGCCCAGCTCATAAAGCCATTGGGCATTCAGCCCCTTCTGCTTAAGCCGCTGAACGAGTTGTCAGGGGGAGAATTGCAGAGGGTGGCAATTGCGCTGTGCCTTTCCAAGCAGGCGCAGCTTTACCTCTTGGACGAGCCATCAGCCTACCTTGATGTCGAGCAAAGGCTGTCAGTTTCAAAGGTTATCAGGAGCTTCATGGAGGAAAAGGATACTGCCGCCCTGGTAGTCGACCACGACCTGCTTTTCCTTGACTACCTGTCAGAAAAACTCATGGTTTTCCAGGGCAGGCCTGCCCTACACGGCCTTGCCAAGGGCCCCTTTGACATGGAAAAAGGCATGAATCTTTTCCTGGCTGATATTGGCATAACTTTCAGAAGGGATGAAATCAGCAAAAGGCCAAGGGCCAACAAGCCCGGCAGCCAGCTTGACAGGGAGCAGAAAGAAAAAGGCAAGCTGTATTATGGATAA
- a CDS encoding DUF99 family protein, with protein sequence MKREIRVIGIDDAPFDKFRDKTAMLVGIVYRGGQFMDGVLSSRARVDGEDATGKIASMVKKCKFRPQLRCIFLKGIAVAGFNVIDINRLSKATALPVIVVMRRAPRIKEMADALAKIGMENKIKLLENAGKIQKIGKLHVQVAGTTLNKAGEFLKLSVSHAQIPEPLRIAHLVAGGIIDGESRGHA encoded by the coding sequence ATGAAAAGGGAAATACGCGTCATCGGAATCGATGATGCGCCTTTTGACAAGTTCAGGGACAAAACAGCAATGCTAGTTGGCATTGTCTACCGCGGCGGGCAATTTATGGACGGTGTTTTGTCATCCAGGGCCAGAGTGGACGGGGAAGATGCCACAGGGAAAATTGCATCAATGGTCAAAAAATGCAAATTCCGCCCGCAATTGAGGTGCATATTTCTAAAGGGCATTGCTGTTGCAGGATTCAATGTGATTGACATCAACAGGCTCAGCAAGGCAACTGCGCTGCCAGTTATAGTAGTGATGCGCCGGGCTCCGAGGATAAAGGAGATGGCAGACGCTTTGGCCAAGATCGGGATGGAGAATAAGATTAAGCTTCTTGAAAACGCAGGCAAAATCCAAAAAATTGGCAAGCTGCATGTCCAAGTGGCCGGAACAACATTAAACAAGGCAGGGGAATTCCTGAAGCTGTCAGTTTCCCATGCACAGATACCTGAGCCGCTGAGAATTGCGCATCTTGTTGCAGGCGGGATAATTGATGGGGAAAGCAGAGGGCATGCGTGA
- a CDS encoding Lrp/AsnC ligand binding domain-containing protein, translating into MIAYVLIALKHSDEKKIQTQLQKHKEVMDVHILFGEWDIMAKVNVSSPEELGTFVMEKIRSLSEVKLTSTLIVAK; encoded by the coding sequence ATGATAGCGTATGTTTTAATTGCCCTTAAGCACAGCGACGAGAAAAAAATCCAGACCCAGCTCCAGAAGCATAAGGAGGTCATGGATGTGCACATATTGTTTGGCGAGTGGGACATAATGGCAAAGGTGAATGTCAGTTCGCCTGAAGAGCTCGGGACCTTTGTCATGGAAAAGATCAGGAGCTTAAGCGAGGTCAAGCTTACAAGCACGCTCATAGTTGCCAAATAG
- a CDS encoding YggS family pyridoxal phosphate-dependent enzyme yields MSVSENIAMVNGRIASAAARSGRNSSQIRLVAVTKYADAGQIKEAIAQGVQIIGENRIQDAVEKIKGLPKVEKHFLGAVQSNKIRLIAQYFDCVQSISSIGAARKLDQECRMLGKAMPVLVEVNIGKEETKHGVIPENALELCNGVTKFLNLRLEGLMCIAPYFDKKEIEKTRPYFRQMKELNEKIGLKWISMGMSNDFEIAIEEGSTMVRIGRMIFNQG; encoded by the coding sequence ATGAGCGTTTCAGAAAATATTGCTATGGTGAATGGAAGAATAGCAAGCGCTGCGGCCAGATCAGGAAGAAACTCCTCTCAGATAAGACTGGTCGCTGTCACAAAATATGCGGATGCTGGCCAAATAAAGGAAGCCATTGCCCAGGGAGTGCAAATAATCGGCGAGAACAGGATTCAGGATGCAGTTGAAAAAATTAAGGGCCTGCCAAAAGTCGAAAAGCATTTCCTGGGTGCCGTGCAGAGCAATAAAATCAGGCTTATAGCGCAATACTTTGACTGCGTCCAGTCAATAAGCTCGATTGGGGCGGCGAGAAAGCTCGACCAAGAATGCAGGATGCTTGGAAAGGCCATGCCTGTCCTTGTCGAGGTGAACATTGGAAAGGAGGAAACCAAGCACGGCGTGATTCCTGAAAATGCGCTTGAGCTTTGCAATGGCGTGACAAAATTCCTGAATCTTAGGCTGGAAGGCCTGATGTGCATTGCGCCGTATTTTGATAAAAAAGAAATTGAAAAAACACGGCCATATTTCAGGCAGATGAAGGAATTGAATGAGAAAATTGGCCTGAAATGGATTTCAATGGGAATGAGCAATGATTTTGAGATTGCGATTGAGGAAGGGAGTACCATGGTCAGAATTGGCAGAATGATATTCAACCAGGGTTAA
- a CDS encoding Lrp/AsnC family transcriptional regulator, with protein MEIDDTDKKILGVLQDNAKLSYRQICKKVGVSVATVMHRVKKLEQSGIIKKYSALLDYDRLGYDVPVMIEIRVAKGKLFNVENKIATHPNVFAVYDKTGDFDSTIIARFKNRKSMDAFLKKIQTYDFIERTETQLILNTIKEEGTKL; from the coding sequence ATGGAAATCGACGACACGGACAAAAAGATCCTGGGAGTGCTGCAGGACAATGCCAAGCTCTCCTACAGGCAAATATGCAAAAAAGTAGGGGTATCCGTTGCAACTGTGATGCACCGCGTGAAAAAGCTGGAGCAGTCAGGCATAATTAAGAAGTACAGCGCCCTGTTGGATTATGACAGGCTGGGCTACGACGTTCCTGTGATGATAGAGATCAGGGTTGCAAAGGGAAAGCTGTTCAATGTTGAAAACAAGATTGCGACCCATCCAAATGTATTCGCGGTGTATGACAAGACGGGCGATTTTGATTCAACCATAATTGCCAGATTCAAGAACAGGAAAAGCATGGATGCCTTCCTGAAGAAAATCCAGACCTATGATTTTATTGAAAGGACTGAAACACAACTTATTCTGAATACAATCAAGGAAGAAGGCACAAAGCTATGA